In Falco naumanni isolate bFalNau1 chromosome 5, bFalNau1.pat, whole genome shotgun sequence, the following are encoded in one genomic region:
- the KICS2 gene encoding KICSTOR complex protein C12orf66 homolog, which translates to MGEAIPLGAPVPVEQAVLETFFSHLGIFSYDKAKDNVEKEREANKSAGASWLALLAGLAHLAAAEKAYHSMTFLGQKLGGQSFFSRKDSIRTIYTSLHNELKKVVATGHNALGGTAPHLEELLSHLSEQLCFFVQARMEIADFYEKMYTLSTQKFINSEELVNILESILRKYSSRFHHPILSPLESSFQLEVDVLAHLLKAQAQISEWKFLPSLVNLHSAHTKLQTWGQIFEKQRETKKHLFGGQSQKAVQPPHLFLWLMKLKNILLAKFSFYFHEALSRQTTASEMKTLTAKTNPDYFGKISSFIRKYDAVNVSLIFDNRGSESFQGHGYHHPHSYREAPKGVDQYPAVVSLPSDRPVMHWPNVIMIMTDRTSDLNSLEKVVHFYDDKVQSTYFLTRPEPHFTIVVIFESRKSERDYHFISFLNEISHSLKNSKAFASLKPGSKG; encoded by the exons ATGGGGGAGGCCATCCCGCTGGGCGCACCGGTGCCGGTGGAGCAGGCCGTGCTGGAGACTTTCTTCTCCCACCTGGGCATCTTCTCCTACGACAAGGCCAAGGACAATGTGGAGAAGGAGCGGGAGGCCAACAAGAGCGCGGGGGCCAGCtggctggccctgctggccgGGCTGGCGCACCTGGCCGCCGCCGAGAAGGCCTACCACAGCATGACCTTCCTGGGCCAGAAGCTAG GTGGTCAGTCATTCTTCAGCCGAAAGGACTCCATCCGAACCATCTACACATCTCTGCATAATGAGCTGAAGAAGGTGGTGGCGACGGGTCACAATGCACTAGGAGGAACAGCTCCTCACTTGGAAGAGCTGCTTTCTCACCTGTCTGAACAGCTCTGTTTTTTTGTTCAGGCTCGGATGGAAATTGCTGACTTCTATGAAAAAATGTACACGCTCAGCACCCAAAAGTTCATTAACTCTGAGGAACTGGTAAACATTTTGGAATCCATCTTAAGGAAATACAGCTCAAG ATTTCATCATCCAATCCTCAGTCCTCTTGAAAGCAGTTTCCAGCTGGAGGTAGATGTGCTTGCACATCTCTTAAAGGCTCAGGCTCAGATCTCAGAGTGGAAGTTCCTTCCATCCCTGGTCAACTTGCACAGTGCTCACACAAAACTACAGACTTGGGGCCAAATTTTTGAGAAACAGCGAGAGACCAAGAAACATCTGTTTGGAGGGCAGTCTCAGAAGGCTGTACAACCTCCGCACCTCTTCCTCTGGCTGATGAAGCTCAAGAACATTCTCCTTGCCAAGTTTAGCTTTTACTTTCATGAGGCCCTTAGTCGACAAACAAcagcatctgaaatgaaaactttgaCTGCTAAAACAAATCCTGATTATTTTGGGAAAATTTCCAGCTTCATCCGGAAGTATGATGCCGTCAATGTTTCCTTAATTTTTGACAATCGTGGATCAGAGAGTTTTCAGGGACATGGTTATCATCATCCCCATTCTTACAGGGAAGCACCCAAAGGAGTGGATCAGTACCCTGCAGTGGTGTCTCTGCCCAGTGACAGACCTGTTATGCACTGGCCCAATGTAATCATGATTATGACTGATAGAACCTCTGACCTCAACAGTTTGGAGAAGGTTGTTCACTTCTACGATGACAAAGTCCAAAGCACGTACTTTCTGACTCGCCCCGAACCTCACTTTACCATTGTAGTTATTTTTGAGTCCAGGAAGTCAGAAAGGGActatcattttatttcttttctcaatGAAATTTCACATTCCCTTAAGAACTCCAAAGCTTTTGCAAGCTTGAAGCCTGGATCCAAAGGGTAA